A window of Glycine soja cultivar W05 chromosome 2, ASM419377v2, whole genome shotgun sequence genomic DNA:
caactgtcTATGTGTTCCTCCTttgtggtgacaccatataTTGTAATATCTCCGCAACTTCACCCTGCACATATTAGGGTCAGCAAATTAATGTCgttgctttaaaaaataatttgaagttaaatattgaaaaagaaataaataccaatgtagctgtgtttgcattctttaGGTCGACAAACATCTTAGTTTTGcgcctataccagaccatgtagtcGAAGATAAAACTCAATAGACCCTCCTGTCGAGGATAAACGTCGACCCTAAACTCAGCTCGATTGTTCCATTGACTGATCATTGAGGCCAATAGTTGGAACCAATTTTCATCGTGTTTGCCTTTTAACGTTAGCCCATGGATATTCAGTGGTTGCGAAGGACACTCGGGAATAGGTTGTTACATTCCAAATTGTCGCAACACTCTatcgggttggtgccactcaacaaTATGGAAACAAATGAGTGGCACCACCGTGCACCATGCTACACTACCAATCAAACAAATTGGAGGCAACGCTGACATAACAATTGCTGTGTAAGGCTCCCACAAAAACTGCATACAATAACACAGTTGTTAATTTTCACTTAAACATGccatcttatttattatttaacgaaTACATTACGATTttcttacctcatgtcgtttcatgaTATCCAATTTGCGACGAAAAACTATCAGATCATCATTACCAATATGCTAATTTTCACGTCACAGCCACCTACAAGAAAATGTGAAATCATTAGTGGAAACacgttacattattaattattattttcaaatgaaatcttattttttaaacaactaacctgtgtccgagtggtttattttctattacgggaggagtcctctttggagccaaagtcgTACATCGTTCTCATGCCCAtatttggattaagatgcacatacctccgattgatttaattttgtaatcggtggcgctgcacatctctctatataaaaaAGCGAGTACGGCAGGTCCCCAAGCATATGTGCTGCATTgttcaaagtcacgtaaaaattgcAGGTACCTTAGGGACACTTTGTTGCTGCTTTTGTCCACAAATAGGACACCTCCGATGAATCTAAGTATCcatgcacgggtaaacctttgtaGTTGTTCTACGTTACCGTCATggttatttatttgtaaaaaatgatgagccagccaacttaattttaCCACACTGCCTTAAAGTTCACCTTCCTATGGTCTGACTCCTAACAATTCTTCACATAATTCGGCCCAATCAAGATTAGTttgaccaattaatggtgccccATCAACATGCAGACCTAATAAGATAGAaacatcttgaagagtaatcgtACACTCTCCAcatctcatgtgaaacgtatgtgtttcgggcctccatctttcaatcaaggCAGTAATTAATGACGCGTTTATTTTTAGGTAGCCCATCTTCATTATCCAATAAAAATCAGATTGCCGAAGTagaggaataatttcctctggtatttcTTCTTCCCCTAGATATGTGGGGACAGCTCGTCTAATGTGTAATTTTCggtcttcttctccattccaaacatgttttgAAACATGCTTGGGTTGCATCCATAATACATCACTGTCAATCGGGCCAgacttaatttgtatatttgatgAATATGACGACGAAGATGCCATTGatactgcaaaataaaatataatacaataaattcacaattttttttacattatttattcactaataaattaaattatgtaacaCAATacgtaacaaaaattaatatgtcaagaataaattaaaatttatatactacaaataaaaatatatttttcactaataaatatttttcactcaaaaaaatatactacaaattaaaaattaacacaataaatatatactacaaattaaaaattaacacaaaaaatattgttcactaataaaatatatattacaaatttcaaattttaaatatattctaaaataaattaaaatacatacaaacacaagtttaaataaaaaacagattatatattttttaataaaaaaaattatgttatacaaattacaaaattgaaatatttttaacaaatgaaCGTACCTAacatttgtaaaattattacaatACCTAAAACTATTATTACAAACTATATAAAATTAACgtacctaaaattattacaataccataacaaaatatataaaattattacaaactAAATTAACGTATCAATATTAACTTCTAatacctaaaactaaaactaaaactaatttaacatacaaaactaacaacttaaaatatctaaaactaaaattaaaactaacaacTTAAAATACCTACAACTAAAACTAACAACTTCAAATACCTAAAATTAAAACTACCgtaatttataaaacaaaaactaacactAACATACAAAACTAAAAACTTAGGATACCTACAAGTAAAACTAACaacttaaaatacttaaaactaaaactaacgtaataaaaaaactatcattTGTAAAACTAACGTATTAAAACTAACacacaaaactaaaaaattaggaTACcccaaactaaaactaaaactaagtaccataaaaaattataactaaaactaacttccaaCTAAAActtacaaataatattaacataaaaactaaaattaatttagcatataaacttataatatctaacataaataatattaatatctaAAGTAATtacaatgtaaaaaatattaattaacttacCTGGTTTGACACAATGAAAGAATGGAAGATGGACAACAATAACAACCACACCCAACAGCACAAGCACTAACACGAAGGATGCACGAAGGATGAAGAGGTGAGATGAAAGTGCGGCATGGGAAAGCATTTTATAAAGCAAGAAGAAGAGTTGCACGTGAATCTTGCCATTGCAACCAACGAGATACTGCAGCAAGAAAAAGCTGCTCCCCTGCGCCACTGCACCTCATAGCTACACCACTAGCTAGCTTTGTCAGTCTTCACCTCACCTGTCTCGCCATTGGAACTGGCAAGACAATGTCCACGTCACGGGTCTCGCTGCTACGACTGGCGACATCCATAGGGTGTCTCGCTACTTCGACTGGCGACATCCAAGTGGCAGCTGTCTCTCCATTCATCCTGACGACTTCGTCCACGTGTCGCAATGTTAGTGATACCGCCATGCATGCTGGCAGAATAGGCTGGGGTTATGTAGAAAAACAGACCCAACttgaaaatagtttaaaaagagACCTATATTGAAAATAAGTTTGTAAAAGTGACCTAATTAGGTCAAAATGCCACGCTTTGATTTTCTTTCCGGGAGTCGGGGGAGTTGAATTGACGTTATGTTTGAATAATTGAATCACTAAAATATGGAGTAAAACTTTGTTATTcattttgtttaaacttattttattaaaataaatatttatttaaaaaaaagaagtaattttttattttttaatatatttgtctaaactatttttgcttattttataaacaaatctacttacttattaaaaaacacttattttaaagttatttttttttttaattttaaacaaactcaTCCGTTATTTAATGACTTTAAAATATGTGAATACAATTTGTAGAATGATAATCACTCAAAGTTTACCAAGTGACATTGCAAGAAAGGCATATTGATCTGCACCTGCATCAAAGGGATATGCTGAAGTATTACTTTTAAAACCCATGGTTTTAAAAATCACAAAGGTCAAGGGATATGCTCAAGTATCGCTTTTAAAACTCATGAtttaaaaaatcacacaaaggttgtgaattATATGGTTGAATCCTATAAATAACAGATTTAAACCATATTGTTAGCAAGTAACATGACAATGCTGTgctatgaataaataaataaatgagaggaTCTAAATTTTATATGCTTTCCACATGTAGATTTAGATCCTATTGTTATCAAGTAACATGACAGTGCTGTGGTATTATGTTGATCTAATCTCTATGTTTTCCACATACATACCGCAATCATTTCATCAGCTATTAGCTTTAATATGTTGTGCGCTTCTTTATTCAAAATCACAACTATCACATGTCTTAATCATAGGTTCGTTCACATAAGGCCAAGTTTTTACACaagatatattttcttttttggtttctaAGCCTTCAAGAGGGGGAACTTATGTACACCTGCTAATAGTTCCATCTCACCTTTCAATAGCATAAAAGCCAGTGAGATTTAAAGTGAAACTTGCCATCAGCAGCCTCCACTTGCAGGTTCAATTGAACTGAGCAACCCATTGCCTCTTAGCTGCGTGCAATGATCTTCAGCATCAGCTTGGTCACAGATGATCACAACTGACAATCCATTGTAGTGTGCTTCTTGCATGATATTAACTGCATTGTCAAGGGTCATTCCAGGGATGACCTTCATCAGTACTTGGACAACGTATTCCCGTTTATTAAAGTTGTCGTTGTGCAATATTACACGATACGGTGGTGCTGATTTCCGTGATTTCCTGCACATCTTAGAAAAACCAGAATCAAATATTCTCTCTTTTGTTTTATTCTGCAAAGCAAGAAATAGTTACATACCCAAATGAGATATCCCAGAAAATTCTACAATAAGCATGAAATGATCAACTCAGCATCTAAAGCACTATAATGGATCTCTTTTTTTGTTATGGTTAAGGCATAATTAAACACCCGTTCATATTTTCCAAATGACAAGCCaaattattttgaagaaaatgtggaaaaggaaaagagaaattaGTTTGAGGTATGTCCATTACCATCTTTGTTCTTCAAGAAGATACTGAAAATGACCACATAACTTGAATTCTTATCACTAACAACAGGGATCCCTTTGAAAAAGACCTCACCCATTTCCCTTTGTTTATTGGCAAATATCATAAGATATACTTATAGCTTTTAATGATAATCCCCTCATTATCAcattagaaaaacaaagttGCCTAATAAAATTTGCCCAATTAGAAAATCTTAATTTGAAGATCAATAGTCCAAACTCCTGCTTACTTCAAATCAAATTCAGACTCACGGCCAGGGGTGACTTTTTCAATAACGGGCTTTTCCAGCACCCCGCCTCCTTTACCAGGTCCTGTTGCCAATACAGCCATGGGTACACAAAGATTGGAGTATGGTCCTTTACAAATTGAATGTGTGTCCCCTGTAATGCAAATCTTCAATATGTGTAGTTGAAGCACTCAACCATATACATAGGATACAACACAATTTCGTTGATGCAAAAATATTCGAATCACAAAATAAATTGGGAAACAAATGAGATATAATATAAATCAGAAACATATAAACCTGTCTACCACCCAGTGAACATTTATTAGGATGAATTTCTAAAGGCATCACAAATATGcttgaataagaaaaaatacaGGATTTTTCACACACTCACGAAGTAAATAATATAAGCATGAAAATTACCAAAAGGGAATGAAAACAAAGGCTCAGGAAAAATTTACAGTGTACACAACCTTTAAAAACATTAGGAAAATTGCAAGTACCCATCATGGACTTTTAAATCTTCCAATTTCTGCTCTCAAATTTTGCAAATCGTAGCAAATTATCCTTTAATCTGGatctaataatttattgttatttgtataTGGGCTGAAAGTATTTGATAGGCAAAGGGGAAAGGTAAGCCAGCCTGGTCGACAATTGAATTCATGACTTCATCATCACAGCAAAATCTTAAAAAGACTTGAGCAGATGTCAATTGGATAACAAGCTTGTCGGCAGAACTAACAATTTCCATTAATCAATTTATCACTAATAACTTGTCCTTAGAttggaatttttaaaataagatcaaTGCTTTGaggaattattttatatttcaaaatgtggaagcatttaaacaaaattaaaattttattttgatgtgaaTTATAGCAATGGGATCAACACAAATGAATTACTGTAGGACAAGAGAATTAGTCATTTACATTGCATGATAAAGAAAACTagataaaataacaaacaaaatgcTGTTGATAATACGAAAGTTCACGAGACCAGTGCTACTAATAGTTAGTGGGGGTGTGTATGTTTTTCCCTAAACCCTAAAGACACATAAGATGTGTAACAAACCAACTAAGACCAGTATAGAACAAGCAGGGCTGGTTTAACAGCATCAAATAATCTATCATAAAAATGCTATTGCTGTCCATTAATTCATCTCATCATTGCAAATGCTTGATTAAAAACATCACAATAAAAACATTACTAAACCCAGTgaatcaatttatataaatcatTAACATCACTCTTTTGCCTGGAAGGGTTCATCAAAGTGAAACCTACTCACAACCTCAGTCACTTTCACTCATAACATCAGCTTGATGATGATATATCACTTTACTTTTCATACATACCTAATATTTAACAATATATAGGACCACACAACATCATCTAGTACAATTCTAGTTCCTAGAGTTCAGCAGGGAAACTAAAAATCAATCTTCCCAATCAGGTACACTTCTCTAAGAACaaaaaattcttgaagaaatagaacaaagcaaaaaacataaaatagaacTACAACCGCAATTCTAGAAAGGGAAGAACAAGAGGTATGAAATCAAACACATTATGCTAACCCAATTCCCAAAGATTGTAACTTAATCAAAGAATTGAAGCTCGTGAACTACTTCTGATTGCCAAAACATTCACACCAGTCAacaaattcaagaaaaaaattgaaaattttcaattttagggTAAACTAAAGAACACAATGAGAACCCCAACAAATAATAACCAAACCCCAACTCCTCTAAACACCAGAAACTAAAGAACACTTAAAGAATTTAattcgttaaaaaaaaaaaattctcatcaGAAAGCAGAAGAAACCAGTGTCGAAGTGCCAAAGAAATCGAAATCGAAATCAGGGAGAAGAACCTGGTTTGAAGACGTGGTTGGGAGAGAGGATTCTCCCACAAATCGCACTCTTCATTTTGCGCTTCTTCTTTGTTTGTgttctttgatttatttattttttcttttcgtttGGGTTTTGATGTTCTTCCTCACAGtatataacaaataaatgaaaagtagcaagacaaaaaatggaaaatggaaAATGGAAAATTAGGATTGAAGACTGGTGGAGTGAGAAAATGACACGTGTATATCTAATACGATCTTTGACACTCGTTCTCGACATGAAAAAATTAGAAGACTTATGTcgaaaaaagtaaagaaagaatTAAGAAGATTtcctctttttataaaaaataaaataatggaaaagagaaGAGTCCATGaaatatatgtttattaataacATATTGTTTGCAATTTTTTCAGGTGAATTTCAAGTTCAGGCTATGTGAAATTTCTTTTTATGACTGCGTTTAACGTGGACCAGCAAGTTAAGTGGTCTGTGGTGGGCCATTATTACATCGTCTTTGGATTAATCTAAGTTGTAAAGTTTTATCATACATCCTACATATCAAATTTCTTCCCCAATCTTTCACAGTCTctttcttcacttttttttttttttgatcgaCCCAAAAAGTACTATATATGGATACCAGAgatatcataaataattacataGAGAACTCCAATAGTTAGAAAGCATTTAGCCTCCATGAGAAGACTAAATATATCCTAACTTTGGATCACAGTTATATGTTCTTTACTTATTACACATACCATATGATGCATCACACTAGATGTCACACATTACTATCCATTAAGCTATTCGTGGACCCAGCTGTCCATATTCCTCACCCTCACATTCCATCTACCCATCCCACTTAGCCATCTTCCATATATTCTATGATGCACGGACACTTTAGTTCCTTGTCATGTTCAATGTCCGACACGCGTTCATATCAatgtttaatattaatatgacATTTGTACTACGTTTTATATTTTGAACGTTACATATATTCACAGATATTCACTTATCCGTGTCCGTGTTCAGTCTGTCGGTCGGTGTCAGTGCTTCATAGCATATACTTCAAAACATAAGATACGGTTGTTAGGTCCACTGATAATATGAAGCAGAAAATCCCTTGCATCTCTCTTTTCTGCTTCTTCTCCAACAGCAACGATACCCGCATCGCAATCGAATATGGAAGCATGAACTATCATCTTCACTGAAGCTTGTGAATCTTTTACAAAAGCATGCATGCATGGTATCGTAAATT
This region includes:
- the LOC114385707 gene encoding ATP-dependent Clp protease adapter protein CLPS1, chloroplastic-like gives rise to the protein MKSAICGRILSPNHVFKPGDTHSICKGPYSNLCVPMAVLATGPGKGGGVLEKPVIEKVTPGRESEFDLKKSRKSAPPYRVILHNDNFNKREYVVQVLMKVIPGMTLDNAVNIMQEAHYNGLSVVIICDQADAEDHCTQLRGNGLLSSIEPASGGC